Within Candidatus Cloacimonadota bacterium, the genomic segment TAATTATTTATAGAAAATCTTTTTTGTTCAATTTTTTTACTATGATAATTCAATTTATTTACCTTAAATTTTCAATTTTTTCGTCGATTCCGCAATATCCCATTTAAAGGGATTTTTCTTCTTGATCTTAAAATCATACCAACCGAGAAGACGGCTGTAAATTTCCAATAAGATCGTTCCAAATAGAAAATGAATCTTTAAAGGATTTTCCAAAATTTCAGAAAGCGTTAATTTCATTAATATCTTCAAATTTTGAGAACTGACCTCATAATTTTCAGTTTCCATTAACCATAAATGTCCGGTTTCGATCCTCCTTCTCTGTTTAATAAAATCTTTGATATTTTCCGGTCCTTTGTTATGAACAATGGCATCCGGGATATATTTAAGTTTCAGATTATTCTCTTTCATAATTGCTTCAATACTCGCTTCATCAACTGCACTCTTTTCCGGAATTTTTTCAAATATTTTTCTGAATGCAACCATCTCTCCTAATTTTGGTGAAATTTGAGCCATTTTGTGATGGAGATTCCATAACAGGTTTACGCTGTATCCGATAAAAGTTTTAGGATCATTTTCCGGAACCGGTCGTCCGCCGGTCATTCCGATCGTTTCATCAAAAAAGGGAACAATCATCTTCTCAACCGTATCTGCTGCTGGAATCGTATCACCGCTCTCAATAATTAGAATATCAGATTCGGAAGCAGCAATGAAC encodes:
- a CDS encoding glycosyltransferase; this translates as MKLTVIKENKLNCCIGVIVYNEVANIGKLLNALLEQKLDKISIKNIFVISSACTDGTDEIVENYAKKHKKIKLITEPERKGKSSAINKFIAASESDILIIESGDTIPAADTVEKMIVPFFDETIGMTGGRPVPENDPKTFIGYSVNLLWNLHHKMAQISPKLGEMVAFRKIFEKIPEKSAVDEASIEAIMKENNLKLKYIPDAIVHNKGPENIKDFIKQRRRIETGHLWLMETENYEVSSQNLKILMKLTLSEILENPLKIHFLFGTILLEIYSRLLGWYDFKIKKKNPFKWDIAESTKKLKI